The DNA window ATCACAAGGAGGAAATTAAAATGACAAAATTTAATCTTGACGCTGCACATTCTAGTATCGACTTTTCTGTGAAACACATGATGGTTTCAAAAGTAAAAGGTTCTTTCACAAACTTTACCGCTGAACTAGAAGGTAACGCAGAAGACTTAAACGGGGCAACAATTAGCTTTGACATCGATGTAAAATCTATTAATACAAACAACGAAGATCGTGACAACCACTTACGTTCTGGAGATTTCTTTGATGCAGAAAGCTTCCCAAGCATCAAATTTGTTGCTACAGACATCAAAAAAACAGATGATGGCGAATACGATGTAACTGGTGACATCACAATCAAAGACGTTACTAAATCAGTTACTTTCGAAGCTGAATACGGTGGTAAAGGTACAAACCCATGGGGCCAAGAAGTGGTAGCATTCTCTGCTGACACTAAAATCAACCGTAAAGACTTCGGTTTAGTTTGGAACCAAGCACTTGAAACTGGCGGTGTTCTTGTTGGTGAAGACATCAAAATCTCTGTTGAACTTGAATTAAACCCAGCTCAATAATCAATATATTTCTGAAGCTACCCTAGATACAGGGTAGCTTTTTTTGCGTTTTAGAAAATGAATCAAATTCTTTTTAATAAGAAAACACTTACATTTCCAATTAAAATAATTAATTATTCAGAAATATATTACATACTTCATATCCGTGTTATTATATTGACAATTCTTTATTGTCAGAAAGGAAAGATTATTATGTCTCAAATGCTCGCTTTAGTTATCGTTATTGCTATTTTATTCATCGGAGATCTTGTTTCTACTCGTACGAAGGCTTGGATTCCTTCTGTTTTTATATCCGCTATTCTTTTCCTTATTGGATACTGGACTTTCTTTCCACAAGATATTGTATCAACTGCAGGGGTTCCACCAGTTGTAGCTACAATGATGATTTACTTACTCATTACAAATATGGGTACATTGCTTTCTTTACAACAATTAAAAGAACAATGGAAAACAATCCTAATTTCCCTTGCCGGAATTTTAGGAATTATCGCCGCTCTATTTGGAATTGGAACATTTTTATTTGGCGTTGAAACAGTGATTGTGGCTATACCACCTTTAGTTGGAGGAATTGTATCTGCCCTTATTATGTCGGAAGGTGCTGCTAATGCGGGGCTGACTACTCTATCTGTTTTTGCGATCGTGATTTATGTAATGCAAGGATTTGCTGGCTATCCATTAACATCTATTGCACTGAAAAAAGAAGGCAAAATGCTTCTTTCAAAGTTTCGCAAAGGGGAATTAGCTGCAACAGGACAAGCGTCCACTTCTTCTGATGAACCGGAAGAAGAGCTGAAAATGTTCCGTAAAATGCCTAAACAATACAATACGGAATACTTTAAATTTTTCCGTCTTGCTCTTGTAGGCTTCCTTGCTTATCTTGTTTCTACATTATTGGCACCAATCGTAACAGTTAGTCCTTATGTACTTTGTTTATTGTTTGGTATTATTGCGCAAAGCGTCGGCTTTTTGGAGCGCCATGTATTACAAAAAGCAAATGGCTTTGGACTATGTGTAATGGTTTTAATGCTATTCGTATTTGATGGACTAAAAACTGCTACACCGTCTATGATCCTTGAAATTATTTATCCACTAATCGGAACAATTGTATTAGGGGTTATCGGAATGTATATCTTCTCCTTCATCATTGGAAAGGTGCTAAAAGTAAGCAAAAATATGGCTTTCGCAATCTCTTTAACTGCATTATATGGCTTCCCAGCAGACTATATTATTACAAATGAAGTGATTAACTCGTTAACGCAAGATGAAAAGGAACGAAAAGCATTGACGGAACATATGCTTGCTCCAATGCTTGTAGGTGGATTCATCAGCGTAACAATCGTTTCTGTTATTCTCGCAGGTATATTCGTAGGATTCTTATAAGAATACAATACCGTTGATTTCCGTTACAGGCGGACGCTTTCCGCGGGCGGTCCGTGAGCCTCCTCGTCGCTTCGCTCCTGCGGGGTCTCACCTGGACGCGCTTTTCCCGTTGGAGTCGCCGCCCTCCACTTCAATCAACAGAATGAGTGAAATTCAACAGTAAATTATAATCTAGCAATAATGGGAGTGATAGTATGTATGCCAATCAACAAAGGATCGAACAGCATATTGAACTATTAAGTAGATTTACAGCTACCCCTGGTGTCGGTGTAACAAGACTTACTTATTCGAAAGAAGATTTGGGTGCTCGGAATTACATCAAAGATCAGATGCTAGCTTAGTCATTGCCCCGAAGAATGGTCGGATCCAAGCCATCTCGTGAACGGTGCGAATATTTTGTTTCAAACAGTTTTACAATTAACGGAGGGAAATGAATCATGATTAACCAAAAAATAAAAGAATCCATTACAACTAATAGTGAAGAGTTAACTGCTTTACGTCGTAAACTGCATAGTGAACCTGAGTTATCGTTTGAAGAATTCAAAACGACTGCATTTATCTGTGAGTACCTAGACAATCTTGGCATTCCTTACCGTAAAACAGAGCCTACTGGAGTAATCGCTGAAATTCAAGCAGTTCCAGGCGGAAAAACAGTTGCACTACGAGCAGATATGGACGCACTTCCAATTCAACAACTTAACAAACATGTAGCATATGCTTCTAAATTTGAAGGAAAAATGCATGCTTGTGGACATGATGCACATACTTCTATGTTGTTAATAGCAGCGAAGGCTTTGAATGACATAAAAGATCAGCTTCCAGGAAATGTACGTTTCTTGTTCCAACCGGCGGAAGAAGCTGCTGCTGGAGCAAAAGCAATCGTTGCTCAAGGTGCGATGGACGGGGTAGATAATGTATTTGGTATTCATATTTGGTCACAAATGCCAACAAATAAAGTCGCCTGCTCACCAGGACCATCTTTTGCTGCTGCCGATATTATCAAAGTGAAGTTCAAAGGTAAAGGTGGACATGCAGCGATGCCGGAAGCTTGTGTCGACGCTGCAATTGTTGCTTCTTCATTTGTTATGAATGTCCAAACGGTTGTCTCTAGAACAATTGACCCACAAAGCCCTGCTGTTCTTACTATCGGAAAAATGGTTGTCGGAACAAGATTTAATGTGATCGCTGAAAATGCGGAAGTCGAAGGAACAGTTCGTACATTCCATCCAGAAACGAGAGATCATATCGAGAAAAGCCTTACGCAGTATGCGGAAAGTGTTGCTGCAATTTATGGCGCTACTGCAGAAGTCGAATATATTCGTGGAACAGATACAGTAGTGAATGAGGAAGAAAGTGCAAAACTCGTTCAACAAGTTGCTGCTGAAGCATTTGGTCCAGAAGTGGTATTTGATGAAAAACCAACAATGGGTGCTGAAGACTTCTCTGCTTACTTAACGAAAGCACCAGGCAGTTTTGCGCTTGTAGGAAGTGGGAATCCTGCAAAAGGTACAGAATGGGCTCATCATCATGGGAACTTCGATATTGACGAAGATGCTCTTGTTACTGGGGCAGAACTTTATGCGCAGTATGCTTGGGCTTATTTAAATAAATAATTTGCTTTAGGGGCTATCGCATTGTAGGTAAATCACCTTCGATGAGATAGCTTTTTTTACTATTGCTTTTCCAATTAATTCTTTCTGTTTTTTCCGATTAGTTTAGTTTTTCGAAACTATTTTATGTTACTTTCGTATATACTAAGTGAAATAGGATGGAGGGAAATTAATGGAAGATTTGATTGTACTAGGGATTGGATTTGTAGCGGTTGTAATGATTTTTTCTATACCACTTACTGCAATATGGACAACGCATTTAAGAAAGTCACAAAAAGCACGAGCACAAATTGTAAAGGATGAAATAGAGTTAGAAAAACTCAAATACGATAATTTTTTACTAGAAACAGAAAAGATGCGCATCGAACTCCAGCAAAAACAAACAAGCTTACTGGAGACAAGCTCGGACCCAATAATTTTAGACTTACAAAAGCGTGCGCAAGCTGAAACAAAAACTATATCTTTTTAAACAATCGTGCAGAGTTTATTCCGCACGATTTGTTTTTTGAGAATAATATTCGGAGTGGGTCTCGTATGGAGATGGATTGCTCTCGTAACAACAGATTCAGATTGTAATTCCTCTTCACAGTCGCCATTTTCCTATTATATCCATTACAATAGAAATAACTTACATAACAAAATGGGAGTTTACTATGCAAACATCTACCAAAGGATTTTTCCAATTACTCAAGAGTCTTCGCTGGCCAGTCAAAATTACTATATTTGCCGTTGTTCTTTCTCTCTTAAGCACTGTTATCGGGTTAATTGTACCTCTCGTGACAAAAGACTTAGTTGATACACTTACATCTGCTGCTTTTAATTGGAAAATGATTATCGTCTTACTCGCAGTATTTCTATTACAGGCTATTTTCGGTGGATTTTCCTATTATTTATTGTCCTATATAGGTGAACATATTGTTGCAGATTTACGTAAGAAGCTTTGGAGTAAAGTACTTCATCTACCTGTCCCCTACTATGATCAAAATGAAAGCGGCGAAACAATGAGCCGCATTACACAAGACACTACGACGTTAAAATCACTCATTACAGACCATTTAGTAAATTTTGTTTCCGGAATAATTACGATCATTGGGTCCGTCAT is part of the Psychrobacillus sp. FSL H8-0483 genome and encodes:
- a CDS encoding YceI family protein, whose protein sequence is MTKFNLDAAHSSIDFSVKHMMVSKVKGSFTNFTAELEGNAEDLNGATISFDIDVKSINTNNEDRDNHLRSGDFFDAESFPSIKFVATDIKKTDDGEYDVTGDITIKDVTKSVTFEAEYGGKGTNPWGQEVVAFSADTKINRKDFGLVWNQALETGGVLVGEDIKISVELELNPAQ
- a CDS encoding amidohydrolase: MINQKIKESITTNSEELTALRRKLHSEPELSFEEFKTTAFICEYLDNLGIPYRKTEPTGVIAEIQAVPGGKTVALRADMDALPIQQLNKHVAYASKFEGKMHACGHDAHTSMLLIAAKALNDIKDQLPGNVRFLFQPAEEAAAGAKAIVAQGAMDGVDNVFGIHIWSQMPTNKVACSPGPSFAAADIIKVKFKGKGGHAAMPEACVDAAIVASSFVMNVQTVVSRTIDPQSPAVLTIGKMVVGTRFNVIAENAEVEGTVRTFHPETRDHIEKSLTQYAESVAAIYGATAEVEYIRGTDTVVNEEESAKLVQQVAAEAFGPEVVFDEKPTMGAEDFSAYLTKAPGSFALVGSGNPAKGTEWAHHHGNFDIDEDALVTGAELYAQYAWAYLNK